Proteins from a single region of Mucilaginibacter daejeonensis:
- a CDS encoding Gfo/Idh/MocA family protein: MHIPYQPTLPESPAPIIIIGAGGIVGDAHLPAYRKAGFEVIGITNRTRARAEKLAAEWNIPNVYDTVEDAVANAPANAVYDITIMPEMFVATLEKLPNGSAVLIQKPMGDYFWQTKEILEVCRRKNLVAAINCQLRFAPYVSAARYMIEQGMIGQLYDMEVRVTLETPWELFPFVMVHPRLEIQYHSIHYIDLMRSFLGDPTSVMAKTLKHPAKTLSSSRSTILFDYGDTMHAVINTNHDHSFGAHNQESFIKWEGTKGAIKARMGLLMDYPHGVPDKFEYCIVEEGQAPEWKEIQLEGSWFPDAFIGTMSSLMRYKNGETDVLPTSVDDVVKTMAVVESAYQSSDQGGVVVSDKFI, encoded by the coding sequence ATGCATATACCCTATCAACCCACTTTACCCGAGTCCCCAGCCCCCATTATTATTATTGGTGCCGGCGGCATTGTGGGTGATGCGCACTTGCCGGCCTACCGCAAGGCGGGCTTCGAGGTGATCGGTATCACGAACCGTACACGCGCGCGGGCCGAAAAGCTGGCCGCCGAGTGGAATATCCCTAATGTGTATGATACGGTAGAAGATGCTGTGGCGAACGCACCCGCGAACGCGGTATACGACATCACCATCATGCCCGAAATGTTCGTGGCCACGTTGGAGAAACTGCCAAATGGCAGCGCCGTACTGATCCAAAAGCCCATGGGCGACTATTTTTGGCAAACCAAAGAGATACTGGAGGTGTGCCGTCGCAAGAATTTGGTAGCGGCCATCAACTGCCAGCTTCGTTTTGCGCCCTATGTGAGCGCCGCACGATACATGATCGAGCAGGGCATGATCGGTCAGCTTTACGATATGGAAGTAAGGGTGACGCTGGAGACCCCATGGGAACTGTTTCCCTTTGTGATGGTGCATCCGCGTTTGGAGATACAATATCATAGCATCCATTACATTGACCTGATGCGTTCCTTTTTGGGCGACCCAACATCGGTAATGGCCAAAACGCTCAAACATCCGGCTAAGACCTTATCCTCATCACGATCAACGATCCTATTCGATTATGGGGATACCATGCACGCGGTGATCAACACCAATCACGACCATTCATTTGGTGCGCATAATCAGGAAAGCTTCATTAAATGGGAAGGCACCAAGGGCGCGATCAAGGCCCGAATGGGACTTTTGATGGATTACCCGCACGGAGTTCCCGATAAATTTGAATATTGCATCGTGGAAGAAGGTCAGGCACCCGAGTGGAAAGAGATCCAATTGGAAGGCTCCTGGTTCCCGGATGCGTTCATTGGCACCATGTCGAGCCTGATGCGTTACAAGAACGGCGAGACCGACGTACTGCCTACCAGCGTTGACGACGTGGTGAAGACCATGGCCGTAGTAGAAAGCGCCTACCAAAGCAGCGACCAAGGCGGCGTTGTGGTATCAGATAAGTTTATCTGA
- a CDS encoding MaoC family dehydratase, producing MYFKSTFFEDYTVGDKRTTLGRTITETDFVVHAGHTGDFFPHHLDAEWCATQPFKQRIAHGTMIFSIGIGLTASEINPEAFSKGYDKLRFVKPVFIGDTIHSEVTISEKTDAKKPEFGTVTEHVEVINQHGEVVLACDHLLLAKRKQ from the coding sequence ATGTATTTTAAGTCGACCTTTTTTGAAGATTATACCGTAGGCGATAAACGCACTACACTGGGCCGTACCATCACCGAGACCGACTTTGTGGTACACGCCGGCCACACCGGCGATTTTTTCCCGCATCACCTGGATGCCGAGTGGTGCGCCACCCAACCCTTTAAACAACGCATCGCCCACGGCACCATGATCTTCAGCATTGGCATAGGCCTTACCGCATCCGAGATCAATCCCGAGGCGTTCTCGAAGGGATACGATAAGTTGCGCTTCGTGAAGCCGGTGTTCATTGGCGATACCATTCACTCGGAGGTGACCATATCTGAAAAGACGGACGCCAAAAAGCCAGAGTTCGGTACAGTGACCGAGCATGTGGAAGTGATCAACCAGCACGGCGAAGTGGTGCTGGCCTGCGACCACCTACTGCTGGCCAAACGCAAACAATAA
- the fucP gene encoding L-fucose:H+ symporter permease — MALVTDNDSGLVAETNTTGKSYVLPFILITCLFFLWGMAHNLDSVLIPHLKKACQLNNRQSTLIDTAVYLAYFLMAIPAGMMLKKFGYKNSIICGLLLFAFGAVLFVPAADTRAYAMFLGALFIIGCGLTILETAANPYAAILGDPAGATTRLNLAASFNGLAAMVAPLIGANFILSGKEYTPAQMAAMTETARQTYLQGEASSVKLPYIILASVLVLVAVLFYFVNLPEIRNVSKEPTSGGSFFGVLKHRHLLMGVLAQFFYVGAQVCVTSFFIRMAKQGGGFDEKTASYYLGLYGFLFMAGRFVGTGLLRFVSSARLLAIYAVIAAALCGVAVLGSGSYVIYALGALGFFMSIMFPTIFALGIDGLGDDTKPASSWLVMSIIGGAILPYVMATVIDYNHDQIQPGYIIPLLCFLFILYYGLIGYKIKRQPITA, encoded by the coding sequence ATGGCCCTTGTAACCGACAATGACTCAGGCTTAGTAGCCGAGACCAACACCACAGGCAAAAGCTACGTACTGCCTTTTATCCTGATCACCTGCCTTTTCTTTTTATGGGGAATGGCTCATAATCTGGATTCGGTACTTATCCCCCACTTAAAAAAGGCTTGTCAGTTGAACAACCGCCAGTCGACCCTGATCGATACGGCCGTTTACCTCGCCTACTTTTTGATGGCCATACCTGCGGGGATGATGCTAAAAAAGTTCGGGTATAAGAACAGTATCATCTGTGGCCTGCTGCTATTCGCTTTCGGTGCGGTATTGTTCGTTCCTGCTGCTGATACCCGCGCTTATGCCATGTTCCTGGGAGCGTTATTTATCATCGGTTGCGGCCTTACCATCTTAGAGACCGCTGCCAACCCTTATGCCGCGATCCTTGGCGACCCTGCCGGAGCGACGACCCGCCTTAATCTTGCCGCATCATTCAATGGACTGGCAGCTATGGTGGCACCTCTCATCGGCGCCAACTTCATCTTATCGGGAAAAGAGTACACCCCGGCTCAAATGGCCGCCATGACCGAGACCGCAAGACAAACCTACCTGCAAGGTGAAGCTTCGTCCGTAAAATTGCCTTACATCATCTTAGCCAGCGTACTCGTGCTGGTAGCAGTGTTGTTCTACTTCGTCAACCTCCCCGAGATCAGGAACGTATCTAAAGAACCGACCAGTGGTGGAAGCTTCTTCGGCGTTTTAAAACACCGCCACCTATTGATGGGGGTATTGGCACAATTCTTTTATGTGGGCGCACAGGTATGTGTGACCAGCTTCTTTATCCGTATGGCCAAACAAGGCGGTGGCTTTGACGAGAAGACCGCGAGTTACTACTTGGGTCTGTACGGCTTCCTGTTCATGGCAGGGCGTTTTGTGGGTACCGGATTGCTGCGTTTCGTATCGTCAGCACGACTACTGGCAATTTACGCGGTGATCGCTGCTGCATTATGCGGCGTGGCGGTATTGGGTAGCGGTTCATATGTGATCTATGCCTTAGGCGCACTGGGTTTCTTCATGTCGATCATGTTCCCTACCATATTCGCCTTGGGCATCGATGGCCTGGGCGACGACACCAAACCTGCGTCATCATGGTTGGTGATGTCGATAATTGGTGGTGCAATCTTGCCATACGTGATGGCTACCGTTATCGACTACAATCATGACCAAATACAGCCGGGGTACATCATCCCATTACTTTGCTTCTTATTTATTCTATACTATGGCCTGATTGGCTATAAGATCAAGAGACAACCCATCACCGCCTGA
- a CDS encoding ribulose-bisphosphate carboxylase large subunit family protein has protein sequence MERITGKYYIETPYPLEKAAQVLAGEQSSGTFVAVPGETEELKARFAARVEKIEHLESVNEPAMPGAVAKEGGYHRANIEVSWSVENFGYNLPVLVSTLQGNLYELTQFTGLKLMDIEIPDSYTQHYKGPEFGIEGCRKLTGVEGRPLIGTIIKPSIGMSPETTAELVKTLAEAGIDFVKDDELMSAAANSSFEDRVDAIMRVINDHADRTGKKVMYAFNLSDEVDSMLRRYEYIVKAGGTCAMVSLNSVGLSGAKKICDQGALAIHGHRNGWGMMNRHPLLGIEFPAYQKLWRLAGVDQIHVNGIKNKFWESDDSVVRSIEACLKPLANGTTVLPVVSSGQWGGQAFETYRRTQTIDLLYMAGGGIMAHPDGPTGGVVALHQAWQGAVDGLLLEQAAEKYPEFANSVKKFGNS, from the coding sequence ATGGAAAGGATAACAGGTAAATATTACATCGAGACCCCCTACCCGCTGGAAAAGGCTGCACAGGTACTGGCCGGCGAGCAATCGAGCGGTACGTTCGTGGCAGTTCCAGGTGAAACGGAAGAATTGAAGGCCCGCTTTGCAGCACGAGTGGAAAAGATCGAGCACCTTGAGTCGGTGAATGAACCGGCCATGCCGGGCGCTGTGGCTAAAGAAGGCGGTTATCATCGGGCCAACATCGAAGTGTCATGGTCGGTAGAGAACTTTGGTTACAACCTGCCGGTGCTGGTATCTACTTTACAGGGAAACCTGTACGAATTGACCCAATTTACCGGCTTAAAGTTGATGGATATCGAAATTCCTGACAGCTATACTCAGCACTACAAAGGCCCTGAGTTCGGCATTGAAGGTTGCCGTAAACTGACCGGCGTGGAAGGTCGTCCGCTGATCGGGACCATTATCAAACCGAGCATCGGCATGTCGCCGGAGACCACGGCCGAATTGGTGAAGACCTTAGCTGAAGCCGGTATCGACTTTGTGAAGGATGATGAGCTGATGTCGGCAGCCGCAAATTCCAGCTTTGAGGATCGTGTGGACGCCATCATGCGCGTGATCAATGACCACGCCGACCGTACGGGCAAGAAGGTAATGTACGCCTTTAACCTGAGCGACGAGGTGGACAGCATGCTGCGCCGCTACGAATACATCGTGAAGGCAGGTGGTACCTGTGCCATGGTGAGCTTGAACAGCGTGGGCCTGTCGGGGGCTAAAAAGATATGTGATCAGGGCGCGCTCGCCATACATGGTCACCGCAATGGCTGGGGTATGATGAACCGTCACCCGCTGCTGGGGATCGAGTTCCCGGCTTATCAAAAGCTATGGCGTTTAGCCGGTGTGGACCAGATCCACGTGAACGGCATCAAAAATAAGTTCTGGGAAAGCGACGATTCGGTCGTTCGCTCGATCGAGGCTTGCCTTAAACCTTTGGCCAATGGCACCACCGTGTTACCGGTTGTTTCCTCAGGCCAGTGGGGTGGCCAGGCGTTCGAGACCTATCGCCGCACGCAGACCATCGACCTGTTATACATGGCAGGCGGTGGCATCATGGCGCACCCCGATGGGCCTACCGGAGGCGTTGTAGCGCTGCACCAGGCCTGGCAAGGCGCGGTGGACGGGCTATTGCTTGAACAAGCAGCGGAAAAGTATCCTGAATTCGCTAATTCGGTGAAAAAGTTCGGTAATTCATGA
- a CDS encoding four-carbon acid sugar kinase family protein has translation MSITPDLLLAYYGDDLTGSTDALEFLSRAGIRTVLFIEPPTPQQLSKYTGLQAIGVAGLTRSMPPDEMEATLRPAFEALKALGAPQVHYKVCSTFDSSPAIGSIGRAIDVGAEVFQGPFVPVLVAAPALGRFSFFGNLFARMGIGSQGQVYRLDRHPSMSKHPTTPAHESDLRLHLSEQTDKKIGLLDILQLHQPDTEAAATLQQLIGEGNEVIFFDGVDDNDLQRVGELIDAHASSSKPLFSVGSSGVDMALGGHWRTSGKLSQAPTWPDVQSTDKLLVVSGSCSPVTSRQIEKALHNGFIGIAVDTTALAEGANMDEVLASYIAEAADHISNGQSVLVHTSVGNDDTRVALSHRAFVAQGMTEQQIRSSTAAVFGTALGLLAQGVIERTDLKRLVIAGGDTSSFAARALGIEAVEMIAAVSPGAPLCKAHAPGKPINGLEVNIKGGQVGDENYFLTVLNGK, from the coding sequence ATGAGCATAACCCCTGACCTGCTGCTGGCCTATTACGGCGACGACCTCACCGGCTCCACCGACGCGCTCGAATTTTTGAGTCGTGCCGGTATCCGAACGGTGTTGTTCATTGAGCCACCCACACCTCAGCAATTGAGTAAATACACCGGGCTGCAAGCCATCGGCGTAGCAGGCCTCACCCGGTCGATGCCACCTGATGAAATGGAAGCTACCCTGCGTCCTGCTTTTGAAGCTTTGAAGGCGCTGGGCGCACCGCAAGTGCATTACAAGGTCTGCTCCACGTTCGATTCATCGCCTGCCATAGGCAGTATCGGTCGTGCCATAGATGTCGGTGCCGAGGTCTTTCAAGGGCCTTTCGTGCCCGTGCTGGTGGCTGCACCAGCCTTAGGTAGGTTCAGCTTTTTTGGGAATCTGTTCGCTCGTATGGGCATAGGCAGCCAGGGACAGGTGTATCGCCTTGACAGGCATCCTTCTATGAGCAAACATCCAACTACTCCGGCTCACGAAAGTGACCTGCGCCTGCACCTAAGCGAACAAACGGACAAGAAGATCGGCCTTCTGGACATCCTGCAACTGCACCAGCCCGATACTGAAGCCGCAGCCACTTTACAGCAGCTGATCGGTGAAGGTAATGAGGTCATATTTTTTGACGGTGTGGACGATAACGATCTGCAACGTGTAGGCGAACTGATCGACGCGCATGCAAGTTCGTCAAAGCCTCTTTTTTCAGTGGGCTCATCAGGTGTGGACATGGCACTTGGCGGTCATTGGAGGACCTCAGGCAAGCTGTCTCAAGCTCCGACCTGGCCTGATGTACAAAGCACTGATAAACTACTCGTCGTATCGGGCAGTTGCTCACCAGTCACCTCCCGGCAGATCGAAAAGGCTTTACATAACGGCTTCATCGGTATCGCTGTTGATACCACAGCCTTAGCCGAGGGTGCTAATATGGATGAAGTTTTGGCATCCTATATCGCTGAGGCTGCCGATCACATCAGTAATGGCCAAAGCGTGCTCGTTCACACCAGTGTAGGTAATGATGACACGCGCGTAGCGCTTTCACACCGGGCCTTTGTGGCGCAAGGCATGACCGAGCAACAGATCCGCAGCAGTACAGCAGCGGTATTTGGCACTGCATTGGGCCTTCTAGCCCAAGGTGTGATCGAACGAACCGACCTGAAACGCTTGGTGATAGCGGGTGGCGACACATCAAGTTTTGCTGCACGTGCGCTCGGTATCGAGGCGGTGGAAATGATCGCGGCCGTATCGCCGGGTGCGCCTTTATGCAAGGCGCACGCGCCGGGCAAGCCCATCAACGGTCTGGAAGTGAACATCAAAGGCGGCCAAGTGGGCGACGAGAATTATTTTTTAACAGTATTGAACGGTAAATAA
- a CDS encoding aspartate/glutamate racemase family protein, with translation MEQKTLGLIHTSHTLIPVFQQLCQEYLPGVATFNIVDDSLVKNIRSRGSLTPSIAKRVADYVASAEDSGANYILVTCSSLGPAVEAAAAKVGVPVLRVDQPMADLAVQEGQRIGVIATLSTTLEPTSDLVKRRAEAAGKPIELVSKLCDGAFEALMSGDAATHDRIVTEALRELATQVDVILLAQASMARVVAGLDESDRTVPIVASPPNAIKYLADTYFNQ, from the coding sequence ATGGAACAAAAGACATTAGGATTGATACATACCTCGCATACGCTGATACCAGTGTTTCAACAGCTTTGCCAGGAATATTTGCCCGGCGTGGCCACCTTTAACATCGTGGATGACAGCCTGGTGAAGAATATCCGCTCTCGCGGCTCGCTCACCCCTTCGATCGCCAAACGAGTGGCCGATTATGTGGCCTCGGCCGAAGACTCAGGTGCCAACTACATTTTGGTCACCTGCTCATCGTTAGGTCCTGCCGTGGAAGCTGCGGCCGCCAAAGTCGGTGTACCGGTATTGCGTGTTGATCAACCTATGGCCGATCTGGCCGTGCAAGAAGGTCAGCGTATCGGCGTGATCGCTACCCTATCCACCACGTTGGAGCCCACCAGTGACCTGGTAAAACGTCGTGCCGAAGCGGCCGGTAAACCGATCGAGCTGGTATCTAAATTGTGCGACGGTGCCTTTGAGGCCCTGATGAGCGGCGATGCGGCTACTCATGATAGGATCGTGACCGAGGCCTTGCGCGAGTTAGCCACCCAGGTAGATGTGATCCTGCTTGCCCAAGCCTCTATGGCGCGTGTGGTGGCCGGTTTAGATGAAAGCGACCGTACGGTACCTATCGTGGCCAGCCCGCCAAATGCGATCAAGTACCTGGCCGATACTTACTTTAACCAGTAA
- a CDS encoding bile acid:sodium symporter family protein: MQLRKVFLVISGIALLVLVWGLLTTQSAFWQPAGVVLAVAGAIGIGSVPSLQNYQYTAWIIAAVVAAMIFPGAFLKWGSFDLRNKWLILIVVQIVMFGMGIQMSIKDFTGLGSTGKGVLIGLACHFSVMPLMGFLLTRIFHFEPEIAAGIILIGSCSSGLASNVMVYLARANLVLSVTVTAMATLAAPFLTPVLMKLLAGTLIQIKFVNMMMEIIKIVLVPIGAALLHDFLKHATGAQKRSVYMAAGVCLVYLLALPFGLYRFYEFHFSEAGLLSAEVFAFLVAAFVVGTAYHQLYSTKPQIDRYIPYLSMFGIVYFTAVTTAAGRDNLLNVGILLFMASVIHNGAGYFFGYWLSRIFGLDKDSARTVAFEVGLQNGGMASGLAGTMGKLATVGLAAAVFSPWMNISGSILANYWRKRPSGQPKTEQPQH; the protein is encoded by the coding sequence ATGCAGTTGCGCAAGGTCTTCCTCGTGATAAGCGGCATAGCATTGCTGGTATTGGTATGGGGCCTGCTTACCACGCAGTCCGCCTTTTGGCAGCCTGCCGGTGTGGTATTGGCAGTAGCCGGTGCCATTGGTATCGGTTCCGTACCATCTCTGCAAAATTACCAGTATACCGCCTGGATCATCGCTGCCGTGGTGGCCGCTATGATCTTTCCGGGTGCGTTCCTTAAATGGGGAAGCTTTGACCTGCGGAACAAATGGCTGATCCTCATCGTGGTGCAAATTGTAATGTTCGGTATGGGCATCCAAATGAGCATCAAGGACTTCACCGGGCTGGGCAGTACCGGCAAGGGAGTGCTGATCGGCCTGGCGTGTCACTTCAGCGTGATGCCGCTTATGGGCTTCCTGCTCACCCGCATCTTCCATTTCGAGCCAGAGATAGCTGCCGGTATCATTTTGATCGGGTCATGCTCCAGCGGGCTGGCCTCCAACGTGATGGTATATTTAGCACGGGCTAACCTGGTACTGTCGGTAACCGTTACGGCCATGGCCACGCTGGCAGCTCCTTTCCTTACACCTGTGTTGATGAAGCTATTGGCCGGCACGCTGATCCAGATCAAATTCGTCAACATGATGATGGAGATCATCAAGATCGTGCTGGTACCCATTGGAGCCGCGCTGTTGCACGACTTTCTGAAGCATGCTACCGGCGCACAAAAAAGATCGGTTTACATGGCGGCGGGTGTTTGTTTGGTTTACCTGCTTGCCCTACCTTTCGGCTTGTATCGTTTTTATGAATTTCACTTTTCAGAAGCTGGTCTGCTATCGGCCGAGGTGTTCGCGTTCCTGGTAGCTGCTTTTGTAGTGGGGACCGCATATCATCAGTTGTATAGCACTAAACCTCAGATAGACCGTTACATTCCCTACCTATCTATGTTCGGTATTGTGTACTTCACGGCGGTGACCACCGCCGCAGGCCGCGATAACTTGTTGAATGTAGGGATACTGCTGTTCATGGCCTCAGTGATCCATAACGGCGCCGGTTACTTTTTTGGCTACTGGTTGAGCCGCATCTTCGGGCTCGATAAGGATTCGGCCCGTACGGTGGCGTTTGAAGTGGGCTTGCAAAACGGTGGCATGGCCTCGGGGCTCGCCGGTACCATGGGCAAACTGGCTACTGTAGGTTTAGCCGCGGCAGTGTTCAGTCCCTGGATGAATATCTCGGGTTCTATACTGGCCAACTACTGGCGCAAACGTCCCTCGGGCCAACCTAAAACCGAGCAGCCGCAGCACTAA
- a CDS encoding DinB family protein produces the protein MATFNSKQLLDTLQHDLANIIAEAQALHGQMHLFNKVPAPSKWTIAQVLEHLNTYHDHYLPEMEKRMAECTNTLVSLTFTTGILGGYLTHMMQPDAKGTITKKAKALKKHIPPVELNANDVWQRFMAGQEHFLQLLRKADQYDLNQVRISTSISSLIRLKLGDILRVLVVHQQRHFIQIEEALAVVKGEKQVNA, from the coding sequence ATGGCCACTTTTAATTCCAAACAACTACTCGATACCCTGCAACATGACCTCGCCAATATAATAGCTGAGGCGCAAGCACTGCACGGCCAAATGCATTTATTCAACAAGGTGCCCGCGCCAAGTAAGTGGACCATAGCGCAGGTGCTTGAACACCTTAATACCTATCATGATCATTACCTACCTGAGATGGAGAAACGCATGGCTGAGTGTACCAATACACTCGTGTCACTAACCTTTACCACAGGTATCTTGGGTGGATACTTGACACATATGATGCAGCCAGATGCCAAAGGTACGATCACCAAAAAGGCCAAGGCGCTTAAAAAACACATACCGCCTGTAGAGTTGAATGCGAATGATGTTTGGCAGCGATTTATGGCAGGGCAAGAGCACTTTTTACAATTGCTTAGGAAGGCCGATCAGTATGACCTGAACCAAGTTCGTATCAGCACCAGCATAAGCAGCTTGATACGGCTAAAATTGGGCGACATATTACGTGTACTGGTCGTTCATCAGCAACGGCACTTCATCCAGATCGAAGAGGCTTTGGCAGTGGTCAAGGGAGAAAAGCAGGTGAACGCTTAG
- a CDS encoding Crp/Fnr family transcriptional regulator, whose amino-acid sequence MQVSDADIPLLRRTFNSICQFDETAFNEILNHWTTVSYKRKVTLTRTGETERYLYITVQGVQRGFCIYGDKEATMVFFYPVSFAGVADSFLLQRPSGMDIETLTDSRLLRITYHDLMAVAAKYPSVEKWLRVMLSHALAGALERQKELTVYSAADKLAALFQRSAHIFNLIPHKYLASYIGVEPATFSKLYAKLRSTQK is encoded by the coding sequence ATGCAAGTTTCTGATGCAGACATACCCCTTCTTCGCCGCACTTTTAACAGCATCTGTCAGTTCGATGAAACTGCGTTCAATGAGATACTTAATCATTGGACGACAGTTAGTTACAAGCGTAAGGTGACGTTGACCCGAACCGGTGAAACGGAGCGCTACTTGTATATCACCGTGCAAGGTGTTCAACGTGGTTTTTGTATCTATGGTGATAAGGAAGCCACTATGGTCTTTTTTTATCCGGTATCGTTTGCCGGTGTGGCCGATAGTTTCTTGCTGCAACGCCCGTCGGGAATGGACATTGAGACGCTTACCGACAGTCGTTTGCTGCGGATCACCTACCATGATCTGATGGCCGTGGCCGCTAAGTACCCATCGGTGGAGAAATGGTTGCGGGTGATGTTGAGCCATGCGTTGGCAGGTGCGCTCGAACGGCAAAAGGAGCTGACCGTGTACTCGGCCGCCGATAAGCTTGCCGCTTTGTTCCAGCGCAGTGCGCATATCTTCAACCTGATCCCGCACAAATACCTGGCGTCATACATCGGAGTAGAGCCGGCTACCTTCAGTAAACTCTACGCCAAACTGCGGTCGACCCAAAAATGA
- a CDS encoding GNAT family N-acetyltransferase, with the protein MTLEDFNIIVANEQHVDYAPQICDEMASSAKARGTGIAQRSPEYVANKMLEGKAIIALHKDGTWAGFVYIETWSHGDFVANSGLIVNPNFRKVGLAKAIKQAVFALSRKKYPNAKIFGLTTGLAVMKINSELGYEPVTYSELTQDEDFWKGCRSCVNYDILTAKERKNCMCTAMLWDPEDKMRQQEEKMKKITHKATLLERIENAIRKSVKTINF; encoded by the coding sequence ATGACCTTAGAAGATTTTAACATAATAGTAGCCAACGAACAACACGTTGACTATGCCCCACAGATCTGTGATGAGATGGCATCGTCGGCCAAAGCTCGGGGCACCGGTATAGCTCAACGCTCTCCTGAATACGTAGCCAATAAAATGCTTGAAGGCAAAGCGATCATCGCTTTACATAAAGACGGCACCTGGGCCGGTTTCGTATACATCGAGACGTGGAGCCATGGTGACTTTGTGGCCAACTCGGGCCTGATCGTTAACCCTAATTTCCGTAAAGTGGGCCTGGCCAAAGCGATCAAGCAGGCAGTATTCGCTTTGTCGCGCAAAAAATATCCCAATGCCAAGATATTTGGTCTTACAACCGGCCTGGCCGTGATGAAGATCAACTCGGAGCTGGGTTATGAACCGGTTACTTACTCAGAGCTGACCCAGGACGAGGACTTTTGGAAGGGATGCCGCAGCTGCGTCAATTACGATATCCTTACCGCCAAAGAACGCAAGAACTGTATGTGTACAGCCATGCTTTGGGATCCTGAGGATAAGATGCGCCAGCAGGAGGAGAAGATGAAGAAGATCACTCACAAGGCCACCTTGCTGGAGCGTATCGAGAACGCGATCCGGAAAAGCGTCAAGACCATTAATTTTTAA